CTTTTCCGTCCATTTTTCTTCAAACCAGCTGGATTGGTTGTTTGATCCTCGGTGAAGAATGTTTGGTGTGTTGCGGGCTCGACAGGATTTGACACCACATTGCTTTGGCTTGGCGCCAACTCAACTGGTGTTGACTGGTACTTGGGATGTGGCCGTTGTTGACCTCCGGCAATCTAATTTTCGAACGACTGGATCAAGGTAGGAAGGTGGCATTTGACCCTATTTTGTACTTGGTTTTTTACAATGGTGGCTATATTTGCTTTTAGGACCGTCAATTCTTTGTTAACTTCATAAAGTTTTTCTCGAAGGGTGCGGACTGTGTCTGCATTTTCTTCTTAATTTGCCTCTGCGCCAACCGTTTGAAAATTTTCCGCAAAACGACATGACTAGCTAACACCAATCAAAGTTGAAAATTGTTAGTAATCAAAAAAAATCATGGAAACATTCGGCATGAATTTTGCTAAAAAAAGACATACAGGGTACCAGAAATTCTCCTAAATGGAAATTAAACAACATTCTGACAAAACATCAGCAACTCATATCCTCTATAAAATAAGACATTTTGCCATACACTATATATATCCATGTAACTAATCAAGCATATATTGTAATCAACAACTAATATCGCTAGCAATTAATCATCAATAACTCATATCCTTGTAATCAGCACAACTAATCAAGCATATAACGTAATCGGCATTTCGTTGAGCAAGTGCATGGCGTGGGCTTCATACTGGGGTGGGGTGGGCGGAGTAGCGGGCGAGCTCAACGGCAAGGACGAAGCAGAAAGGAGAAGATGTTGATGTGATGGCCCTTTTGATGGCCATGATGAGGCGTGGCGTGGTTAGAGAGGCGTCAGATCAATGCCTCGGCGCGGTCGGCGGCGTCGAGGTTGAGCGCTCGGCCATCAAGAGATTTGAGAAACCGGTGGAGAAAACTATCTCGGCACGTCGATTAAACTTTGGTTAAGTCCAAAGAATAGTAGCGGGCACTGCTAATCTCCGCTACCAGTATTGGGCGCCCCCTTGGCCCAAAGTTATTGGCAGCGGGTGACATCGTGGACACGCTGAACCAAAATTATTACTAGTTGGAATAGGTTACGATTCACCTTTCGTCTTACCTAGCCCCATCGATCGTTGGAGCGTTTTCTTTTGCTACACATATGTGTTTCAGATCATCCATGTGTAATTCACACATAGCGATATATTCGACGTACTAGGTCTTGATCCAAACACGTGCGTGTCTTCGTGGAGTCGGATGGCCACCGGCGGCGGAGCGGCTGCGGCGCTGTCCATAGCATCAAACCGAGCACGACTCCAACCACAATGTTGTGGCCCGACCTCCCGGGCGATCTCCTATGCACCGTCTACTCTAGGCTACACCCCCTCCGTTTCGCCGCTGCATGCAGGTCATGGCGAGCCACGGCTATCCCCGCCTTCCCTCATGTGGTTTATCTAAGAGCGTCTTTAGCCACGTCCCCTAAAGTGCCGGATCAAAAAAGTTCTCAGACCCGTGCCCAAAATCTTTTAGTCCTGGCCCTGTTACCACCCGGGATATATGGCCCTCCACGTGGCCACGGTATATGGTTTGAGCTGGAGAAACTTTAGTCCCGACCCGTAATCTCAACCGCGATTAAATATTATTTTCCATAAttatgtttttcatttttctaattttttcctaattttttcttttTCCTAATTGTTTGACTTGTTACTCTCTCACTTGGACCATTTTTAATACTAATTACACTTAATTTGTAGTCAAATTATAGCTTTGATTATCACTTCTTGGTTGGCCACCCATCCGCACACTACTCCACCCTCAACACGCTTAACTCCTCGATTCTTTCTTGTTGTGCTGCCACAAATGTGATTGTACATTATTgtaaatactaccatatcaatcatattaactcTTATACCATTGTGTCACATTTCTGTATTTTTTAAAACAAAAAACAATATGTaaaccgcaattggacaaataatatatgttgTACTATTAGAAAAATATGGGGAATTGAATATAaaataattatgtttttattcatttattattattattatcaaataatatatgcattattcatataatatggccaaataattaatatcttgaaatctataaaccgcaattgacaaataatatatgctttattattagaaaaaaggtggggaatttgaatatgaaataattatgtttttattcattttattattattattatcaaataatatatgcattattcatataatatggccaaataatatcttgaaatctataaaccgcaattggacaaataatatatgctttattgttagaaaaatgtgagaaatttgaatatgaaataattatatttttattcttttattattattatcaaataatatatgcattatttatATAATAtgaccaaataattaatatcttgaaatctaTATGAACTATATGGGGAATTTGAATAGAGGGATTTTATTTGTAGTGTTGGATTTAACAGAGTTATAATTATTGTGGAGGTGGATTTAACAGTGTTGGATTTAACATAGTTCATATAGATACATAGTTCATAATTGCACTTAAGTTAATCTATTGGATTTAACAGGTGTTGGATTTAACAAAGTTCATATAGATACATAGTTCACAATTACACTTAATCTGTAGTCAAATTGTGGAGGTAGCGACATGCAGAGATACAAAAAACGCGATGGTGATGGATGTGGATGTGGAGGAGGCGGCATGGAGTGAATATATTGAAAGACACATAGTTCATATATATTGAAAGACATATAGTTCATGCATATTGAAAGACACATAGTTCATATATATTGAAAGACACATAGTTCTTTAAATATTGAGACGACCAACATGACTATTGTAGCCAGCTAGCCGCCAATAACTCCTAGCCATCTTGAAGCCCAGACGAGTGTCCAGCGCGGCATAGCGCACTTGCTCGAAGCTCGGTGGAACATTGGCCCACCCAAATATGAGTTCATCGTCTTCTTTTTCTTGCGTGGCGTCCTTCTTCTTgtacttcttcctcttcttcttctcaagATTTGTCACAATCAGAGAATTCGCCAGATCATATAGACTCggaatgtgattaattgtgggaTTCAGAGTATCTGCTAGAGGTCGTACACAGAAGTAATGTGAATACCGTACGGACTTAGCATCTCCACATCCTTGCCGATAGCCGCGCCGCGGAATCTGATGAAGCCGTCCTGCAAGAACTCCTTGAGAGCCTGTGACACTTCATCGGCGCGACAAATCTGGAATACCAGATTCTCGGATGCCACCGAGAGTTGCAGGACGGAGACGCGCTAATCACCCTCGCGAGGGTTGGTGAACTTGCAATCCAAACCTACGCACTTGATTGTCATGTTGTCGAGATAGTCCCTCTTCACGTACTTGATCCACTTCTCTACCCTTCTTGCACGGAGCGTGACCGTGACCTTGAAGGACATCCCTTTGGCCATGAGGTGGTACACCCGAGTCAGAGGAGCCAGGTCGCGCGCGAGGTGCTCCATCGACGAAGAGGGAGAGAGAGCTTTTTGCAATGGTGTAGGAGAGGAGGGATGTAGAAGAGAATGTGTGTGTGGCAATGGTGAATATTGGTGGAGCATATAAAGCAGTGGAAGATGAAGATGAACAGGGCCAGCCACCGGTGATCAATTCCCGCGGCTGGCCACGCCGGCGCCGGTGGCTCAGATTCCCGCGCGACGATCGATTTCCATGTCGGCCAGTAATGGCGACACGCGATCTTCTTCCGCGGGAACAAAGAGTTTGACTTTAAGTCCCGGTTTGGGATAcgagccgggactaaagggggtaccgcaGGCGCCGCGTGCcgcaaaaccctttagtcccggttcgggaTACGAGCCGGGATGACAGGGCACTAACGAACCGGGACCTATAAGTGTCGTACGCTTGGGCGTTTacagggcgacgtggccaggccttgTGTCCCGGTCcaggtgtcgtcgtggtgaacgagcagatgccatgggatggcttaagttggggccggatggacgctagaggattcgggtgagggttttggattagattggatgaacttccgggtgctttcctcaagaactagaggtagaagaagaaagacacaaggaagaactctgctctagatccttCTATTCATTGATCTCATGAGGATACAAGTTTCTGTCTAACATTCATACATGGTCAGTCGTGCCCGCAAagggcagtgccccctctccttatataggggagagggtggcttacaggggaaggaaaccctagcaaaccctaatggcatctttgactagacaaactactttacaaagtaactttaatcataggtgacgtcggtatcttctttaatcagggaggctgacgtcctccggttgcttttggcgtcaccttcctctttggtgtcagggcttcgtttaaagttactttgcttagctcatctttgtcttctagctctggagagaatctttgaccagtcttgccgacatgctgttcttaccggtagcccggtgtcttctttacctggttccggtatacccctcttggggataccggcttagctttacttagccaaacacttaactttgtgctccggtataaacattaaaccggtatcttgatggctcaaaccatctggtttggcatgcctttggcataccgggggtcatccccccaacatt
This region of Lolium perenne isolate Kyuss_39 chromosome 2, Kyuss_2.0, whole genome shotgun sequence genomic DNA includes:
- the LOC127328597 gene encoding uncharacterized protein, which encodes MEHLARDLAPLTRVYHLMAKGMSFKVTVTLRARRVEKWIKYVKRDYLDNMTIKCICRADEVSQALKEFLQDGFIRFRGAAIGKDVEMLNTLNPTINHIPSLYDLANSLIVTNLEKKKRKKYKKKDATQEKEDDELIFGWANVPPSFEQVRYAALDTRLGFKMARSYWRLAGYNSHVGRLNI